A single Plasmodium knowlesi strain H genome assembly, chromosome: 13 DNA region contains:
- a CDS encoding NIMA related kinase 3, putative yields MLSLLLPSISNTDDKQRVYMNYGYKFETVLDTLTSNSEIHLIRSLETGEAFISKVYDIYGASENDLNRYMNELHIMQKLENCENVVQVVDFIKQNDSLSLITEFCSQGDLYTHILRRKMKNEMYTEKEIFNIFNQILNGLNSIHKNGITHGDLKSTNIFIKDDKIKIGDFGISQKGSNNNLGTLNFLSYESILFKKTNKLSDLFQVGCILYELATFSSPFSAKTMSDMISFFEDKNYKNYIVKDISNIYSDKLVNIISKLLSLNTLERLEVVTNYNLSRTESMNLEVSNNLQYAIM; encoded by the coding sequence ATGCTTTCCTTATTATTACCATCAATAAGCAACACGGACGACAAACAAAGGGTATATATGAATTATGGGTATAAATTTGAAACGGTCTTAGACACATTGACATCGAATAGTGAAATACACTTAATAAGGTCATTAGAAACTGGAGAAGCCTTTATTTCAAAAGTATATGACATTTATGGAGCTAGCGAAAATGACTTAAATAGATACATGAATGAATTGCACATAATGCAAAAGTTggaaaattgtgaaaatgTAGTGCAGGTTGTGGATTTTATTAAGCAGAATGATTCTCTGTCACTTATAACAGAATTTTGTAGTCAAGGTGACTTATACACTCATATATTAAGAAGAAAGATGAAGAATGAAATGTACActgagaaggaaatttttaacatttttaatcAAATATTGAATGGATTAAATTCaattcataaaaatggaataaccCATGGTGatttaaaaagtacaaatatttttattaaggATGATAAGATTAAAATAGGAGATTTTGGAATATCACAAAAAGGGTCAAATAATAATTTAGGgactttaaattttttaagttatgaatctattttatttaagaaaacaaataaattaagTGATTTATTTCAAGTAGGTTGTATATTATACGAATTAGCTACTTTTTCATCTCCCTTTTCTGCGAAAACCATGAGCGATATgatttccttctttgaagataaaaattataaaaactATATTGTTAAGGACATTTCAAATATTTACTCAGATAAGCTAGTCAACATCATTTCGAAGCTCTTATCCCTGAACACATTAGAACGTTTGGAAGTGGTCACCAACTACAACCTTAGTAGAACAGAAAGTATGAATTTAGAAGTTTCAAACAATCTTCAATATGCTATTATGTAA
- a CDS encoding lysophospholipase, putative, whose amino-acid sequence MVENEVYNQDMRTVLRREQLDGRPTIRSFFNKDGLLLRTYGWIERNAIGIILLIHGLNSHTRFSFLRHNVHVLNNNRAILMDGNNYYIYKDSWIEHFNKHRYSVFGIDLQGHGESEGWENLSLNVKKFDDLVYDVLEYIPKIQEDSMRYLNNDSNNNGSSGSSRRSNRNNRGGDSSRNYHRGNRIATPLPVYIIGQSMGGNVALRTLQLVGKNRGLNRRLNIRGCVSLSGMVAIEPLGLPSSYTYKCFFMPLSKIFSDFLPTLRILCKLPYKKFQYIRDIGRYDRMRYRNGITCKFAYELLRAMDNLDHDVRYMPRDIPILFIHSEKDRLCYPEGVVSFYNRLNIANKELHMLNYMEHMLSMEPGNERVLSKIMNWLHNMSRS is encoded by the coding sequence ATGGTTGAAAATGAAGTATATAACCAGGATATGAGAACAGTGCTTAGAAGGGAACAGCTAGATGGAAGACCAACgattcgttcattttttaataaggATGGTTTGCTATTAAGAACATATGGTTGGATAGAAAGGAATGCGATAGGCATTATATTACTAATTCATGGATTAAATTCACACACGAGGTTTTCATTCTTAAGGCATAATGTCCATGtattaaataataatagaGCAATATTAATGGACGGAAATAATTATTACATTTATAAAGATAGCTGGATAGAGCATTTTAATAAACATAGGTATTCCGTTTTTGGAATAGATTTACAAGGACATGGGGAATCAGAAGGATGGGAAAATTTAAGCCttaatgtgaaaaaatttgATGATTTAGTATATGATGTGCTTGAATATATTCCGAAAATTCAAGAAGATAGCATGCGATATTTAAATAATGACAGTAACAATAATGGTAGCAGTGGCAGTAGTCGTAGGAGTAATAGGAACAACAGAGGTGGTGACTCCTCTCGTAATTATCACAGGGGCAATAGAATAGCGACACCTCTTCCAGTTTATATAATTGGTCAATCTATGGGCGGAAACGTTGCTCTAAGAACATTACAGctagttggaaaaaatagggGGCTTAATCGAAGACTAAATATAAGAGGTTGTGTATCATTATCTGGTATGGTTGCTATAGAACCATTAGGATTACCGAGCTCATATACGTATAAATGTTTCTTTATGCCCTtgtcaaaaattttttctgatttCTTACCAACATTAAGAATTCTATGCAAACTTCCTTATAAAAAGTTTCAATATATTCGTGACATAGGTCGATATGACAGAATGCGTTATAGAAATGGTATAACATGCAAATTTGCCTATGAACTTTTAAGGGCAATGGATAATTTAGACCATGATGTGAGATACATGCCCAGAGATATTCCTATATTGTTTATTCATTCAGAGAAAGACAGATTGTGCTATCCTGAAGGTGTCGTTTCATTTTATAATAGACTAAATATTGCTAATAAGGAACTGCACATGTTAAATTATATGGAGCATATGCTAAGTATGGAACCAGGAAATGAAAGGGTCTTAAGTAAAATTATGAATTGGCTTCACAACATGTCGAGGTCGTAA